The following are from one region of the Candidatus Denitrolinea symbiosum genome:
- a CDS encoding pimeloyl-ACP methyl ester carboxylesterase: MSSITTDQGIVHYEVYGRGRPVILLHGWLGSWGLWQETMAHLGQSYRTYALDFWGFGESGKKRDTYAVQDFVGLVGQFMEQLGIARAPLVGHSMGGTVSLSVAIRYPERVSKVIVVGSPIVGSSLAPLLKLAGYRFNAFLLFHMMGPFRAFMKYYYSRVICADPRFPAMMDRDLSRTTLESFLLSIASLRRTDLRPLLGQIKVPALGIYGDRDKVVHPMQWQPMKEGIPQAQIIRFPNAGHFPMLEEPQNFVHYLQTFLDEHRTVPLRKFTPENITL; the protein is encoded by the coding sequence GTGTCCTCGATTACCACCGATCAAGGCATCGTCCACTACGAAGTTTACGGACGCGGCCGCCCTGTCATCCTGTTACACGGCTGGCTTGGCTCCTGGGGGCTTTGGCAGGAAACCATGGCCCACCTGGGTCAATCCTATCGCACCTACGCGCTGGACTTCTGGGGCTTCGGCGAATCGGGAAAAAAACGCGACACCTACGCCGTGCAGGACTTCGTCGGCCTCGTCGGTCAGTTCATGGAGCAACTCGGCATCGCGCGCGCCCCGCTCGTCGGTCACAGCATGGGCGGGACGGTGAGCCTCTCCGTCGCCATCCGTTATCCGGAGCGGGTCAGCAAAGTGATCGTGGTCGGCTCGCCCATCGTCGGCTCCTCGCTGGCGCCCCTCCTCAAACTGGCCGGTTATCGCTTCAACGCCTTCCTCCTCTTCCACATGATGGGCCCGTTCCGCGCCTTTATGAAATATTACTACTCCAGGGTCATCTGCGCCGACCCGCGCTTCCCCGCAATGATGGACCGCGACCTCTCGCGCACCACCCTCGAATCCTTCCTGCTCTCTATCGCCTCCCTCCGCCGCACAGACCTGCGCCCCCTGCTCGGGCAGATCAAAGTCCCCGCGCTCGGCATCTATGGCGATCGGGACAAAGTCGTCCACCCTATGCAGTGGCAGCCGATGAAAGAAGGCATCCCGCAGGCGCAGATCATCCGCTTTCCCAACGCGGGACACTTCCCCATGCTCGAAGAGCCGCAAAATTTTGTCCACTACCTGCAAACCTTTCTGGACGAACACCGCACCGTCCCCCTGAGAAAATTCACCCCCGAGAACATCACATTATGA
- a CDS encoding pimeloyl-ACP methyl ester carboxylesterase: protein MSVVFLDNAIVHYEALGKGRPVFFLHGWVGSWKYWIPSMQVTSTSYRAYALDLWGFGETAHNDQAYSLDQQAEMLRAFMDKMGIGKIAVVGHGLGALVAFHFARRWSQSVDRMMTVACPMEFDAVQPRLWSASPAELTDWLSNRSPESAAALSDFARTDPKAIAASMADLQSNNLFGAARQTNLPCLFVYGQNDPVVPPPSAEKLSALSHMMHNVTFDVSGHFPMMDEAQKFHRLLVDFLALDSGVSPQELQLKEEWKRRVR, encoded by the coding sequence ATGAGCGTCGTATTCCTCGATAACGCCATCGTCCACTATGAAGCCCTGGGCAAGGGACGTCCCGTCTTCTTCCTGCACGGCTGGGTGGGCTCGTGGAAGTACTGGATTCCCTCCATGCAGGTGACTTCCACCTCCTACCGCGCCTACGCGCTCGACCTGTGGGGTTTCGGCGAAACCGCTCACAACGACCAGGCCTACAGCCTCGATCAGCAGGCGGAGATGCTCCGCGCCTTCATGGACAAAATGGGCATCGGCAAGATCGCCGTCGTCGGGCATGGACTGGGGGCGCTGGTGGCCTTCCACTTCGCGCGCCGCTGGTCCCAAAGCGTGGACCGCATGATGACCGTCGCCTGCCCGATGGAATTTGACGCGGTCCAGCCCCGGCTGTGGAGCGCCTCGCCCGCCGAACTGACCGACTGGCTTTCCAACCGTTCGCCCGAGTCGGCGGCCGCCCTGTCCGACTTCGCCAGGACCGACCCCAAAGCCATCGCCGCGTCCATGGCGGATTTGCAATCCAACAACCTCTTCGGCGCGGCGCGCCAGACCAACCTGCCCTGTCTCTTCGTCTACGGACAGAATGACCCGGTCGTCCCGCCTCCGTCCGCCGAAAAACTCTCTGCCCTCTCGCACATGATGCACAACGTCACCTTTGACGTCTCGGGCCACTTCCCCATGATGGACGAAGCCCAAAAATTCCACCGCCTGCTGGTGGACTTCCTGGCCCTCGATTCGGGCGTCAGTCCGCAGGAGTTGCAGCTCAAAGAAGAATGGAAGCGACGCGTGCGCTAG
- a CDS encoding multidrug transporter, whose product MLKVILPALKRIPPFNEPARDLRIQNAPLWLWQRNVLAPYVTKEMELAPREPLPRSREPMIVHRNNLFFDHEYIKAFIAAARKRGRACRAAFAAEDPAFREHALPLSTSYTLAGGLYLADLWYYPHGPVADVEPLVINLGAKEVGYYHVPTYMADQSGDLTYQVPRRSLIAIDSWVHVYIADIVFGLFGRGLRFEDRLNDDLAFKLKILGKALYEGRQVLECSELVKVGKNCVIDPHAIIHGPTTIGDNVTINAGAVIENCTIGNNVNVSQDVQLMLSVVGDGTFLPFRASLFMTTVMENSMIAQNTCLQMCVVGRNTFIGAGSTFTDYNLIPAPILARDGRNELSFSNRPVMGGCVGHNCRLGSGLIVFPARTIESDVVLFASKERRVVDRDIRYEDSDHHKLKNADLHRRLYPRGDEDRDAEVESW is encoded by the coding sequence ATGTTGAAAGTCATCCTCCCCGCCCTCAAACGCATCCCGCCGTTCAACGAACCGGCGCGCGACCTGCGCATCCAGAACGCGCCGCTCTGGCTGTGGCAGAGGAATGTGCTGGCCCCCTACGTCACAAAGGAAATGGAGCTGGCGCCGCGCGAACCTTTGCCGCGTTCACGCGAACCCATGATCGTCCATCGCAACAACCTGTTCTTCGACCACGAGTACATCAAGGCTTTCATCGCCGCCGCCCGCAAACGCGGACGCGCCTGCCGCGCCGCCTTCGCCGCCGAAGATCCCGCCTTCCGCGAACACGCCCTGCCGCTCTCCACTTCGTACACCCTCGCGGGCGGACTTTACCTCGCCGACCTGTGGTACTACCCGCACGGCCCCGTCGCGGACGTGGAGCCGCTCGTCATTAATCTGGGCGCCAAGGAAGTCGGCTATTACCACGTCCCCACCTACATGGCCGACCAGAGCGGCGACCTCACCTACCAGGTGCCGCGCCGCTCGCTCATCGCCATCGACTCCTGGGTGCATGTCTACATCGCCGATATCGTCTTCGGTCTCTTTGGGCGCGGCCTGCGCTTCGAAGACCGTCTCAACGACGACCTGGCTTTCAAACTCAAAATTCTCGGCAAGGCGCTCTACGAAGGCCGTCAGGTGCTGGAGTGTTCGGAACTCGTCAAGGTCGGAAAGAATTGCGTGATCGACCCGCACGCCATCATCCACGGCCCCACCACCATCGGCGATAACGTCACCATCAACGCGGGCGCCGTCATCGAGAATTGCACCATCGGCAACAACGTCAACGTTTCGCAGGACGTTCAGTTGATGCTCTCCGTCGTCGGCGACGGGACCTTCCTGCCCTTCCGGGCTTCGCTGTTCATGACGACCGTCATGGAAAACTCCATGATCGCGCAGAATACCTGCCTGCAAATGTGCGTGGTGGGACGCAACACCTTCATCGGCGCGGGCAGCACCTTCACCGACTACAACCTGATCCCCGCGCCCATCCTGGCGCGCGATGGACGCAATGAGTTGAGTTTCTCCAACCGCCCGGTGATGGGCGGTTGCGTGGGACACAACTGCCGCCTCGGCTCGGGACTGATCGTCTTCCCGGCGCGCACCATCGAATCGGACGTGGTGCTGTTCGCCTCCAAAGAGCGACGCGTCGTTGACCGCGACATCCGCTACGAAGACAGCGACCATCACAAACTGAAGAACGCGGACCTGCACCGCCGTCTCTACCCGCGCGGCGACGAAGACCGCGACGCGGAGGTGGAATCCTGGTAA
- a CDS encoding DNA-binding response regulator, OmpR family, with protein MGKPRLLVVEDDADIANMLKIYFGGMDYEVDIAPRGGLALEKTRTALPHLIVLDIMLPDIDGYEVCRTLRTNTRTSHIPVIFLTQKDERSDKLQGLELGADDYITKPFDIEELKLRVQGAIRRSERESLTDPRSGLPAGRLIEEQLRRIIRQDNWALLDLRINHFDPFRDVYGFVAGDDVLRFTAMLLSEVVDELGSSADFIGHAGGDNFIIITKYESAAAIRDRVKARFAEEVQTHYNFMDRQQGFTQAPKPEGGTVQSPFMTLAVGMVSPVLQSFSDIREITELAAEARRLDAAK; from the coding sequence ATGGGAAAACCTCGACTCTTGGTCGTCGAAGACGACGCCGATATCGCCAACATGCTGAAGATCTATTTCGGCGGCATGGACTATGAGGTGGATATCGCCCCGCGCGGCGGACTGGCGCTGGAAAAGACGCGCACCGCCCTGCCGCATTTGATCGTGCTGGACATCATGCTGCCCGATATTGACGGGTACGAGGTCTGTCGCACGCTGCGGACGAACACGCGCACCAGCCACATCCCGGTCATCTTCCTGACCCAGAAGGACGAGCGCAGCGACAAACTGCAAGGGCTGGAACTGGGCGCGGACGACTACATCACCAAGCCCTTCGATATCGAGGAATTGAAACTGCGCGTGCAGGGCGCCATTCGACGCTCCGAACGCGAGAGCCTCACCGACCCGCGCTCCGGACTCCCGGCCGGACGGCTGATCGAGGAGCAGCTGCGGCGCATCATCCGCCAGGACAATTGGGCGCTGCTCGACCTGCGGATCAATCACTTCGACCCGTTCCGCGACGTGTACGGTTTTGTGGCGGGCGACGACGTGCTGCGTTTCACCGCCATGCTGCTCAGCGAGGTGGTGGACGAGCTTGGCTCCTCCGCCGATTTCATCGGCCACGCGGGCGGCGACAACTTCATCATCATCACGAAATACGAATCGGCGGCGGCCATCCGCGACCGCGTGAAGGCCCGCTTTGCCGAGGAAGTGCAGACGCACTATAACTTCATGGACCGCCAGCAGGGGTTTACCCAGGCGCCGAAGCCGGAGGGAGGAACCGTCCAGTCGCCGTTTATGACGCTGGCGGTGGGGATGGTCTCGCCGGTCCTGCAATCCTTCTCCGATATTCGCGAGATCACCGAATTGGCGGCCGAAGCGCGCCGCCTGGATGCCGCCAAATAA
- a CDS encoding GTP-binding protein, whose amino-acid sequence MQTVKMVVTGPFSAGKTEFIQSVSEIDVVSTERKISNREERAVKEATTVAMDFGRITVDEDLVLYLFGTPGQKRFDFMWEILSEGMLGFIVMVDSTRPETFREARSILETFRAYAPTPYVVAANKQDKKDAWEVEDMRHALRLDAKTKLLPCTATDRKSVKEILLALLYSILADMESGE is encoded by the coding sequence ATGCAGACAGTCAAAATGGTGGTGACAGGCCCCTTTAGCGCCGGTAAGACGGAGTTCATCCAATCCGTCAGCGAGATCGACGTGGTCTCGACGGAACGCAAGATCAGCAACCGCGAAGAACGCGCCGTCAAGGAAGCCACCACGGTCGCGATGGACTTTGGCCGTATCACCGTGGACGAAGACCTCGTCCTCTATCTCTTCGGCACGCCCGGACAAAAACGCTTCGACTTCATGTGGGAGATCCTCTCCGAAGGCATGCTCGGATTCATCGTCATGGTGGACAGTACCCGCCCCGAAACCTTCCGCGAAGCCCGCAGCATCCTCGAGACTTTTCGCGCCTACGCCCCCACGCCCTATGTGGTGGCCGCCAACAAACAGGACAAGAAAGACGCCTGGGAGGTGGAAGACATGCGTCACGCCCTGCGCCTCGACGCCAAAACCAAACTCCTGCCCTGCACCGCCACCGACCGCAAATCCGTCAAGGAGATCCTCCTGGCATTGTTGTACAGCATTCTCGCCGACATGGAGTCTGGCGAGTAA
- a CDS encoding thiamine diphosphokinase has product MVFLMSRCLIFANGILPSLDAARRILRPDDFILCADGGTRHALDLGLVPSIVIGDLDSISEEERSRLDGVQLMQFPRDKDETDLELALNYAIERGFDEIVIVAALGGRLDQTLANLALVSAARCPSLVTRIDDGVESARFCRDAVQVEGRSGDLVSLIPWGGEVRGVRTEGLRWPLSNETLLPHETRGVSNEMTGAAARVEVESGLLLVVHRRRNLES; this is encoded by the coding sequence ATGGTTTTTTTGATGTCTCGCTGTCTCATCTTCGCCAACGGGATTCTTCCCAGCCTCGACGCGGCCCGTCGGATTCTCCGCCCCGACGACTTCATCCTCTGCGCCGACGGCGGGACGCGTCACGCCCTCGACCTGGGGCTGGTCCCGTCCATCGTCATCGGCGACCTCGATTCGATCTCCGAGGAAGAAAGAAGCCGACTTGACGGAGTCCAGTTGATGCAATTCCCGCGCGACAAGGACGAGACCGACCTCGAACTCGCGCTAAACTACGCCATCGAACGCGGCTTCGACGAGATCGTCATCGTCGCCGCGCTGGGCGGACGCCTCGACCAGACCCTCGCCAACCTCGCCCTCGTCTCCGCCGCGCGCTGCCCGTCGCTCGTCACCCGAATTGACGACGGGGTGGAATCCGCCCGGTTTTGCCGCGACGCGGTCCAGGTCGAGGGGCGAAGCGGCGACCTCGTCTCGTTGATCCCCTGGGGCGGGGAGGTCCGCGGCGTCCGCACCGAAGGGCTGCGCTGGCCGCTGTCCAACGAGACGTTGCTCCCGCACGAGACGCGCGGCGTCAGCAACGAGATGACCGGCGCGGCCGCGCGCGTCGAGGTCGAATCCGGCCTGCTGCTCGTCGTCCATCGAAGAAGGAATTTGGAATCCTGA
- a CDS encoding peptide ABC transporter substrate-binding protein, with product MKRIPRLLLLAVILLIAARPVAPAEAIQVPLNQALVLAGGESQNPRTYDPATTYGSGDKRAFSGLVSLDPRLNLVPELAERWEVSADGMTYTFHLRANAKFHDGRAVAARDFVYSWERAASPALASDTVLTYLGDIVGVKEMRAGQADHIRGLKAVDERTLQVTIDAPKSYFLMKLTYPTAFVVDKANVESGGDWYRHPNGTGPYKLAEWTPSRRIVYERNMDFYLGAPSIPYVVINLYAGVGFRLYESGDIDLTGLPLYAVDRFADPDEPMQKEVVSGVDLCTSYVVFDVDKPPFDDLNVRKAFSLAFDRQKYMDIVYSGRALPATGLYPPGLPGFNVNLDGLRHNPEEARKLLAASKYGKNLPPIVFTNAGYGSYVSADVAAMIQMWQQTLGVTIMVENLEPNFYLEQVFSGNHGQLFNTGWCADYPDPENFADILFHTGSAQNTGHYSNPALDALLEQARVERDVTKRIALYQQAEQMIVDDAAALFTVHSLSYTLVKPYVKGYVFTPIDIPIERYMWLEGK from the coding sequence ATGAAACGCATCCCTCGCCTGTTGCTGCTCGCCGTCATTTTGCTGATCGCCGCGCGCCCGGTCGCGCCGGCGGAGGCCATCCAGGTCCCGCTGAACCAGGCGCTCGTCCTGGCGGGAGGCGAAAGCCAGAACCCGCGCACGTACGATCCCGCCACCACATACGGATCGGGCGACAAGCGCGCCTTCAGCGGACTGGTCTCGCTCGACCCGCGCCTCAACCTCGTCCCCGAACTGGCCGAACGCTGGGAGGTCAGCGCGGACGGGATGACGTACACCTTCCACCTGCGCGCCAACGCCAAATTCCACGACGGACGCGCCGTCGCCGCGCGGGACTTCGTCTACTCGTGGGAGCGCGCCGCCAGTCCCGCGCTGGCCTCAGACACCGTCCTTACCTACCTCGGCGACATCGTGGGCGTCAAAGAGATGCGCGCCGGGCAGGCCGACCACATCCGCGGCTTGAAAGCCGTTGACGAGCGCACTTTGCAAGTGACGATCGACGCGCCAAAATCCTACTTCCTGATGAAACTCACCTACCCCACCGCCTTCGTGGTGGACAAAGCCAACGTGGAATCGGGCGGGGACTGGTACCGCCATCCCAACGGGACCGGGCCGTACAAACTCGCGGAGTGGACCCCGTCCAGGCGCATCGTCTATGAACGCAACATGGACTTTTACCTCGGCGCGCCGTCCATCCCGTACGTCGTGATCAACCTGTACGCGGGCGTGGGATTCCGCCTGTACGAATCGGGAGACATTGACCTCACCGGCCTGCCGCTCTACGCGGTGGACCGCTTCGCCGACCCCGACGAGCCGATGCAAAAGGAGGTCGTCTCCGGCGTGGACCTCTGCACCAGTTACGTGGTCTTTGACGTGGACAAACCGCCCTTCGACGACCTCAACGTCCGCAAGGCGTTCAGCCTGGCGTTCGACCGCCAGAAATATATGGACATCGTCTACAGTGGACGCGCCCTGCCCGCCACCGGCCTCTATCCGCCGGGCTTGCCGGGCTTCAACGTGAACCTCGACGGCCTGCGTCACAACCCCGAAGAAGCCCGCAAATTACTGGCTGCCTCGAAATATGGAAAAAACCTGCCGCCCATCGTCTTCACCAACGCGGGCTACGGCAGTTACGTGAGCGCGGACGTGGCCGCCATGATCCAAATGTGGCAGCAGACTCTCGGCGTGACGATCATGGTCGAAAACCTCGAGCCGAACTTCTACCTCGAGCAGGTGTTCTCCGGCAATCACGGACAACTCTTCAACACCGGCTGGTGCGCGGACTATCCCGACCCCGAAAATTTCGCCGACATCCTCTTCCACACCGGCTCGGCGCAGAACACCGGTCACTACTCCAACCCCGCGCTCGACGCCCTGCTCGAACAGGCGCGCGTCGAACGCGACGTGACCAAACGCATCGCGCTCTACCAGCAGGCCGAGCAGATGATCGTGGACGACGCGGCCGCGCTGTTCACCGTCCACTCGTTAAGTTACACGCTGGTCAAACCCTACGTCAAAGGCTACGTCTTCACCCCGATAGACATCCCCATCGAGCGATACATGTGGCTGGAAGGAAAATGA
- a CDS encoding thiamine ABC transporter substrate-binding protein — protein sequence MKHKLFLPLAAFCILLAACAPQAAPSQPSAVEASIVTEAPTPSAPLASGEPVPLTVMTHDSFSISEAALAAFEQANNVKVTFVKSGDAGSTLNKAILSKDAPLADVLYGVDNAFLARALDAGIFEPYESPALVNAPAEFRLDPENRATPVDYGDVCINYDRAFFAKNELAVPQTLDDLIRPEYNGMLVVENPATSSPGLAFLLATIAHFGEPGYLDFWRSLRANGLVVVNDWNAAYYTNFSASSGRGPQPMVVSYATSPAAEVIYSDAALEQSPTASIVGPDTCFRQIEFVGILAGTRQRAAAERFVDFMLSLQFQEDLPLQMFVLPVDPMAILPDSFHQFNEYPDQPATLAPDVIAANRERWIQEWTDAVLR from the coding sequence ATGAAACACAAACTCTTTCTCCCGCTTGCCGCCTTCTGCATTCTGCTCGCCGCCTGCGCGCCGCAAGCCGCGCCATCCCAGCCGTCCGCCGTGGAAGCGAGCATCGTCACCGAAGCGCCGACGCCGTCCGCGCCGCTGGCTTCGGGCGAGCCGGTCCCGTTGACCGTGATGACGCACGATTCGTTTTCCATCAGCGAAGCGGCGCTGGCCGCGTTCGAGCAGGCCAACAACGTCAAAGTGACCTTCGTCAAAAGCGGCGACGCCGGTTCGACCCTCAACAAGGCGATCCTCTCCAAAGACGCGCCGCTCGCCGACGTGTTGTACGGCGTGGACAACGCCTTCCTGGCGCGCGCCCTCGACGCGGGGATCTTCGAGCCGTACGAGTCGCCCGCGCTGGTCAACGCGCCGGCCGAGTTCCGCCTCGATCCCGAAAACCGCGCCACGCCCGTTGATTACGGCGACGTGTGCATCAACTACGACCGCGCCTTCTTCGCCAAGAACGAACTCGCCGTCCCGCAAACCCTCGACGACTTGATCCGCCCCGAATACAACGGCATGTTGGTGGTGGAGAATCCCGCCACCTCCTCGCCGGGACTCGCCTTCCTGCTCGCCACCATCGCGCACTTCGGCGAGCCGGGCTACCTCGATTTCTGGCGTTCCCTGCGCGCCAACGGACTCGTCGTCGTCAACGATTGGAACGCCGCCTACTACACCAACTTCAGCGCCTCGAGCGGACGCGGCCCTCAGCCGATGGTCGTCTCCTACGCGACCAGCCCCGCCGCGGAGGTGATCTATTCGGACGCGGCGCTGGAGCAATCGCCCACCGCCTCCATCGTCGGACCCGATACCTGCTTCCGCCAGATCGAGTTTGTCGGCATCCTGGCCGGGACGCGTCAGCGCGCGGCCGCCGAGCGCTTCGTGGACTTCATGCTCAGCCTGCAATTCCAGGAAGACCTGCCGCTGCAAATGTTCGTCCTGCCCGTGGACCCGATGGCGATCCTGCCCGATTCGTTCCACCAGTTCAACGAGTATCCCGACCAGCCCGCCACGCTCGCGCCCGACGTCATCGCCGCCAACCGCGAACGCTGGATCCAGGAATGGACCGACGCGGTCTTGCGTTAA
- a CDS encoding vinyl 4 reductase, with product MNQADAFHYPNRMGRIILDSMEEALGQNGLRAILNLAGRADLIAQPPPDDSKLEFPFRDISGLMSQLESAYGPRAGRGLALRAGRAAFKYGLREFGPQLGVTENAFRLLPLGLKIRSGGQALAGLFNRDTDQRVRIEERDGKLLWIIERCPLCWERQTGAPACHLAVGLLQEALYWVSSGKIFDVEETLCVAKGDPACIIEINRTPLA from the coding sequence ATGAATCAGGCCGACGCGTTCCACTACCCAAACCGCATGGGGCGGATCATCCTGGATTCAATGGAAGAAGCGCTCGGACAGAACGGCCTGCGCGCCATTCTTAACCTCGCGGGGCGCGCCGACCTGATCGCTCAGCCTCCCCCGGACGATTCCAAACTCGAATTCCCCTTCCGAGACATCAGCGGATTGATGTCCCAGCTCGAAAGCGCCTACGGACCCCGCGCCGGGCGCGGACTGGCGCTGCGCGCCGGGCGCGCCGCCTTCAAATACGGACTGCGCGAATTCGGCCCCCAACTCGGCGTGACCGAGAACGCCTTTCGCCTCCTCCCGCTCGGCCTCAAGATCCGCTCCGGCGGACAGGCCCTGGCCGGCCTCTTCAACCGCGATACCGACCAGCGCGTCCGCATCGAGGAGCGCGACGGCAAACTGCTCTGGATCATCGAGCGCTGCCCCTTGTGCTGGGAACGTCAGACCGGCGCGCCCGCCTGCCATCTCGCGGTGGGACTGTTGCAGGAAGCGCTCTACTGGGTGAGCAGTGGTAAGATATTCGACGTGGAAGAAACCCTCTGCGTCGCCAAAGGCGATCCCGCCTGCATCATCGAGATCAACCGGACGCCGCTCGCTTAA
- a CDS encoding two-component system response regulator, with translation MAKILIAEDEPDIRELVAFTLRFAGYEVSAASNGEEAVQMASRENPDLILMDVRMPRMTGYDACRLIKQDSKLKDTPVVFLSAKGQESEIQTGLDVGAEEYLLKPFAPDQLTDRVKAILAKFGK, from the coding sequence ATGGCTAAAATTTTGATCGCTGAAGACGAACCGGATATCCGTGAACTGGTGGCTTTCACCCTGCGCTTTGCCGGGTACGAGGTGAGCGCGGCCTCCAATGGGGAGGAGGCGGTGCAGATGGCCTCGCGCGAAAACCCCGACCTCATCCTCATGGACGTGCGGATGCCGCGCATGACCGGTTATGACGCCTGCCGCCTCATCAAGCAGGATTCAAAACTGAAGGACACTCCCGTCGTCTTCCTCTCCGCCAAAGGGCAGGAGAGCGAAATCCAGACCGGGCTGGATGTGGGCGCGGAGGAGTATCTCCTCAAACCCTTCGCCCCCGACCAACTCACCGACCGCGTCAAGGCGATCCTGGCGAAATTTGGAAAATGA
- a CDS encoding shikimate dehydrogenase translates to MDSFAFIIHPISVKRDVQRKYPFLGRILTERQIEFFSQYFPPVYLSEIEGIASAATGRQVKGWFIACPFTPRQMLELPEARVYDKIVQTGRMAEKLGAQILGLGAFTSVVGDAGVSIADRLAVPVTTGDSYTIAIAVESIQRAAELMGISVGGASVAVVGATGAIGQVCAELLSEQAAHLTLIGRRVDALEELRARLQVGGRAEIAVATDMSPLAESDLILTVTSAVHAVIQPEHLRPGSVVCDVARPRDVSAMVAAARDDIFVIDGGMVDVPGPVDFHFNFGFPPGKAYACMAETMALALEGRFEDYTLGKQITRQRVDEISAIAKKHGFRLSGFRSFEKEVTLEQIEAVRRNARRAGRN, encoded by the coding sequence ATGGACTCCTTCGCCTTCATCATCCATCCCATCAGCGTCAAGCGGGACGTGCAGCGGAAGTATCCCTTCCTCGGGCGCATCCTGACCGAGCGCCAGATCGAATTTTTCTCCCAATATTTCCCCCCGGTCTACCTCTCCGAAATCGAAGGCATCGCTTCGGCTGCCACCGGCCGGCAAGTCAAAGGCTGGTTCATCGCCTGTCCCTTCACGCCGCGCCAGATGCTGGAACTACCCGAAGCGCGCGTCTACGACAAGATCGTGCAGACGGGACGCATGGCCGAGAAACTCGGCGCGCAAATTCTGGGACTGGGCGCCTTCACCTCCGTCGTGGGCGACGCCGGCGTTTCCATCGCGGACCGTCTGGCGGTCCCCGTGACGACGGGCGATTCCTACACCATCGCCATCGCGGTCGAGTCCATCCAGCGCGCCGCGGAGTTGATGGGCATTTCCGTCGGCGGCGCGAGCGTGGCCGTGGTCGGCGCGACGGGGGCCATCGGGCAGGTCTGCGCGGAACTGCTCTCGGAGCAGGCCGCTCACCTGACGTTGATCGGCCGAAGGGTGGACGCGCTCGAAGAACTGCGCGCCCGCCTCCAGGTCGGGGGGAGAGCCGAGATCGCCGTCGCCACAGACATGAGTCCGCTGGCCGAGTCCGACTTGATCCTGACGGTGACGAGCGCGGTCCACGCGGTCATCCAGCCGGAGCATCTGCGTCCCGGCAGCGTGGTCTGCGACGTGGCGCGCCCTCGCGACGTTTCTGCAATGGTCGCGGCGGCAAGAGATGATATATTTGTGATTGACGGCGGAATGGTGGACGTTCCAGGCCCCGTTGATTTCCATTTTAACTTTGGTTTTCCGCCCGGCAAGGCCTACGCCTGCATGGCCGAGACGATGGCGCTGGCGCTGGAAGGCCGCTTCGAGGATTATACTTTGGGCAAGCAGATCACGCGCCAACGCGTGGACGAGATCTCTGCCATCGCAAAAAAGCACGGGTTCCGCCTGAGCGGATTCCGTTCGTTTGAAAAAGAAGTGACTCTGGAACAAATCGAAGCCGTGCGCCGCAACGCCAGACGGGCGGGGCGCAACTAA